A stretch of Myxococcus hansupus DNA encodes these proteins:
- a CDS encoding condensation domain-containing protein, which yields MTAESYVFPVSFAQQRLWFLHLMQPENPSYHIAGAVRLNGPLDTRALHRAFETLVERHESLRTTFAQEAGQPVQVVSPEGEVSTVLDDLTGLPEATREAEAQRLATEEIRQPFDLMKGPLLRTRLIQLGATDHVLVLTMHHIISDGASLGILIHEMSQLYGAFIAQREPELPELPIQYADYTEWQREWMASPGALEAHVTYWKQQLAGAPVLQLPTDRPRPAVQTQRGDAVSLHLSSALVAELQKVGQRENATLFMTVLAAFQALLSRYTHQTDILVGAPQNSRNRVQTEGLIGFFVNTLVLRADLSGNPTFRELLQRVREATLGPTHTRTFRSRSWSKRCSPRATWPTRRCSRPRSTSREWPARR from the coding sequence ATGACCGCTGAATCCTACGTCTTTCCTGTCTCCTTCGCGCAGCAGCGACTGTGGTTCCTCCACCTGATGCAGCCGGAGAACCCCAGCTACCACATCGCTGGCGCGGTCCGGCTCAACGGTCCGCTCGACACCCGCGCGCTCCACCGCGCCTTCGAGACCCTGGTGGAGCGCCACGAGTCGCTCCGCACCACCTTCGCGCAGGAAGCGGGACAGCCGGTCCAGGTCGTCTCGCCCGAAGGAGAGGTGTCCACCGTCCTCGATGACCTGACCGGACTGCCCGAGGCGACACGCGAGGCGGAAGCGCAGCGGCTCGCGACGGAGGAGATTCGCCAGCCCTTCGACCTGATGAAGGGACCGCTGCTGCGCACGCGGCTGATCCAGCTTGGCGCGACGGACCATGTCCTGGTGCTGACGATGCACCACATCATCTCGGACGGTGCCTCCCTGGGCATCCTCATCCACGAGATGTCTCAGCTCTACGGCGCGTTCATCGCCCAGCGCGAGCCGGAGCTGCCCGAGCTGCCCATCCAGTACGCGGACTACACCGAGTGGCAGCGCGAGTGGATGGCGTCCCCCGGCGCGCTCGAAGCACACGTGACGTACTGGAAGCAGCAGCTCGCGGGCGCCCCCGTGCTGCAACTGCCCACCGACCGGCCCCGCCCCGCGGTCCAGACGCAGCGCGGTGACGCGGTGTCCCTGCACCTGTCCTCGGCACTGGTCGCGGAGCTCCAGAAGGTGGGCCAACGGGAGAACGCCACCCTCTTCATGACGGTGTTGGCCGCGTTCCAGGCCCTGCTGTCGAGGTACACGCACCAGACGGACATCCTCGTCGGCGCGCCCCAGAACAGCCGCAACCGCGTGCAGACCGAAGGGCTCATCGGCTTCTTCGTCAACACGTTGGTGCTGCGCGCGGACCTGTCCGGCAACCCCACCTTCCGCGAGCTGCTCCAGCGAGTGCGCGAGGCGACGCTGGGGCCTACGCACACCAGGACATTCCGTTCGAGAAGCTGGTCGAAGCGGTGCAGCCCACGCGCAACCTGGCCTACACGCCGCTGTTCCAGACCGCGTTCAACTTCCAGGGAATGGCCGGCCCGGCGCTGA
- a CDS encoding non-ribosomal peptide synthetase, protein MNGIDGLLTRLRKHDVRLWMEGERLRFNAPPGVMTPDLLGEMKSHKEELVSFLQQVGQSLQGAAEVIPAGNREGALPLSSGQQRMWFLEQFQGPSGAYNMPAALRLEGDLDVKALQRSLDEIVRRHEVLRTQYGQEKGQPFQRVLPSPSISMPEVDLGHVPAEERRAEVRRRATEEAGRPFNLAMELPLRLSLLRLDAREHVLLLTLHHIACDGWSLGVLVRELAALYRAFSTGEASPLPEPSLQYGDFARWQQERVGSEAQKPGLTWWREHLAGAPALLELPTDRARPANQRFLGATHRFTLPAELTARLKQRSRETESTLFMMLLASFGVLLSRASRQSDLVIGTPIANRVPQTEPLIGLFVNTLPLRLQVDGSRPFSELLARVRQDTLSAYAHQTLPFEQMVEALQPTRDPSYSPLFQVLFTLQNTPSEVLSLSGLTLEQLEFESGTTQFDLSLSMAETSHGLASELTYNTDLFDAATIERMAGHFARLLTAVAENPAQPVAQLPLLTEPERTRLLREWNDTALDLPLSDNLHGLVEAQAARRPDAIAARFETQALTYGELNARANQVANHLRQLGIEPGHRVGLFLERSLELLVAMLGILKAGAAYVPLDPVYPADRLAHILDDSGVSLLLTEPGLAALVPAYTGKQLRLTDVSSAPTTPPCAEVSGSHVAYVLYTSGSTGRPKGVAVPHSAVINFLASMQRAPGITEQDTLFAVTTVAFDISVLELFLPLSVGGGVVIASRETAVDGTRLMRALADSQATVMQATPSTWRMLLTLGWTGSPTLKVLCGGEALPADLVEPLLARSASLWNMYGPTETTVWSTTTRLEAGGRITLGRPIGNTQVYVLDDALQPVPMGVTGALYIGGRGVAQGYLHRPDLTAERFVPDPFGQVSGGRLYNTGDLVRALPNGTLEYLGRGDGQVKLRGFRIELGEIEARLAQVPGIQEAAVKLWDVSGHAELVAYVRGAPAPDALTIRQHLQSHLPAYMVPSHFVTMETFPRTANGKLDRKALPAPSANPRASAAYEAPRTPTETQLAAIWRDVLAVEQVGARDSFFDLGGQSMKAVQVVARIQEAWRVDVSLRVLFEHPTLEALAKHLESLQQPGPSAAPPPLVARPRQARRVQAATHAELNLPDSTSKKA, encoded by the coding sequence GTGAACGGCATCGACGGACTCCTGACCCGGCTGCGCAAGCACGACGTGCGGCTCTGGATGGAAGGCGAGCGGCTTCGCTTCAACGCACCCCCGGGCGTGATGACGCCCGACCTGCTGGGCGAAATGAAGTCCCACAAGGAGGAGCTCGTCTCCTTCCTCCAGCAGGTGGGCCAGTCGCTCCAGGGCGCCGCGGAGGTCATCCCCGCCGGGAATCGCGAGGGCGCGTTGCCGCTGTCCTCCGGCCAGCAGCGCATGTGGTTCCTGGAGCAGTTCCAGGGGCCGAGCGGCGCCTACAACATGCCCGCGGCGCTGCGGCTGGAAGGCGACCTGGACGTGAAGGCGCTCCAACGGAGCCTGGACGAAATCGTCCGGCGCCACGAAGTCCTCCGCACCCAGTATGGCCAGGAGAAAGGACAGCCCTTCCAGCGCGTCCTTCCCTCGCCTTCCATCTCGATGCCCGAGGTCGACCTGGGCCACGTCCCGGCCGAGGAGCGACGGGCCGAGGTCCGCCGGCGCGCCACGGAGGAGGCAGGCCGGCCATTCAATCTGGCGATGGAGCTGCCCCTGCGCCTGTCCCTGCTCCGCCTGGACGCGCGCGAGCATGTGCTGCTGCTCACGCTGCACCACATCGCGTGTGACGGCTGGTCGCTGGGTGTCCTCGTCCGCGAGCTGGCGGCGCTCTACCGGGCGTTCAGCACGGGCGAAGCCTCGCCGCTCCCCGAGCCGTCCCTCCAGTACGGCGACTTCGCGCGTTGGCAGCAGGAGCGAGTGGGCAGCGAAGCCCAGAAGCCAGGCCTCACCTGGTGGCGCGAGCACCTCGCGGGGGCTCCGGCGCTGCTGGAGCTGCCCACGGACAGAGCCCGTCCCGCGAACCAGCGGTTCCTCGGCGCGACCCACCGCTTCACCCTTCCGGCGGAGCTGACCGCGCGGCTCAAGCAGCGGAGCCGTGAAACCGAATCCACCCTGTTCATGATGCTGCTGGCGTCGTTCGGCGTGTTGCTTTCGCGCGCCAGTCGGCAGTCGGACCTGGTCATCGGGACGCCCATCGCGAACCGCGTGCCGCAGACGGAGCCGCTCATCGGCCTCTTCGTCAACACGCTGCCGCTGCGCCTCCAGGTGGACGGCTCGCGGCCCTTCTCCGAGCTGCTCGCGCGGGTGAGGCAGGACACGCTGAGCGCCTACGCCCACCAGACGCTGCCCTTCGAGCAGATGGTCGAGGCCCTCCAGCCCACACGAGACCCGAGCTACTCGCCGCTGTTCCAGGTGTTGTTCACGCTCCAGAACACCCCGTCCGAGGTCCTCTCCCTGTCGGGGCTCACGCTGGAGCAGTTGGAGTTCGAAAGCGGCACCACGCAGTTCGACCTGTCCCTCTCCATGGCGGAGACGTCCCACGGGCTCGCCAGCGAGCTGACGTACAACACGGACCTGTTCGACGCGGCCACCATCGAGCGGATGGCCGGGCACTTCGCGCGACTGCTCACCGCTGTCGCGGAGAACCCCGCCCAGCCGGTGGCCCAGTTGCCCCTGCTCACCGAGCCCGAGCGCACGCGGCTGCTGCGCGAGTGGAATGACACCGCGCTCGACCTCCCCCTGTCCGACAACCTGCACGGCCTCGTCGAGGCACAAGCGGCCCGGCGGCCCGACGCCATCGCCGCGCGCTTCGAAACGCAGGCGCTGACGTACGGCGAGCTGAACGCACGGGCGAACCAGGTCGCGAATCACCTGCGGCAGTTGGGGATTGAGCCCGGGCACCGCGTGGGGCTCTTCCTGGAGCGCTCGCTGGAGCTGCTCGTGGCGATGCTCGGCATCCTGAAGGCGGGCGCCGCATACGTGCCGCTGGACCCGGTGTATCCGGCGGACCGGCTGGCGCACATCCTGGACGACAGCGGCGTGTCACTGCTGCTGACCGAGCCCGGGCTGGCCGCGCTCGTGCCCGCCTACACGGGGAAGCAACTGCGGCTGACCGACGTCTCCAGTGCCCCCACCACGCCGCCTTGCGCCGAGGTCTCCGGTTCGCACGTGGCCTACGTGCTCTACACGTCAGGCTCCACCGGCCGTCCCAAGGGCGTGGCCGTCCCCCACTCCGCCGTCATCAACTTCCTGGCGTCCATGCAGCGCGCGCCCGGCATCACGGAGCAGGACACGCTCTTCGCCGTGACGACGGTGGCCTTCGACATCTCCGTGCTGGAGCTGTTCCTCCCGCTGAGCGTGGGTGGCGGCGTCGTCATCGCCAGCCGTGAGACGGCCGTTGACGGTACGCGCCTCATGCGCGCGCTGGCGGACAGCCAGGCCACGGTGATGCAGGCCACGCCCTCCACGTGGCGGATGCTGCTGACGCTCGGATGGACGGGCAGCCCCACGCTCAAGGTGCTGTGCGGCGGGGAAGCCCTCCCGGCGGACCTCGTGGAGCCCCTGCTGGCTCGCAGCGCTTCGCTGTGGAACATGTACGGCCCCACGGAGACCACCGTGTGGTCGACCACCACGCGCCTGGAGGCCGGCGGCCGTATCACCTTGGGCCGGCCCATTGGCAACACGCAGGTGTACGTGCTGGATGACGCCCTGCAGCCCGTTCCCATGGGGGTGACGGGCGCGCTGTACATCGGTGGACGCGGCGTCGCGCAAGGCTATCTCCACCGGCCGGACCTGACGGCGGAGCGCTTCGTGCCAGACCCCTTCGGGCAGGTGTCCGGAGGGCGGCTCTACAACACGGGCGACCTGGTGCGAGCCCTGCCGAACGGCACGCTGGAGTACCTGGGCCGCGGCGACGGACAAGTGAAGCTGCGTGGCTTCCGCATCGAGCTGGGCGAGATTGAAGCGCGGCTGGCGCAAGTGCCCGGCATCCAGGAAGCCGCCGTGAAGCTTTGGGACGTGTCGGGCCATGCGGAGCTGGTCGCCTATGTGCGCGGCGCCCCTGCCCCCGATGCCCTGACGATTCGCCAGCACCTCCAGTCCCACCTGCCCGCGTACATGGTGCCGTCGCACTTCGTGACGATGGAGACCTTCCCGCGCACCGCGAACGGCAAGCTGGACCGCAAGGCCCTTCCGGCACCGTCCGCCAACCCGCGCGCCTCCGCGGCCTACGAAGCGCCGCGCACGCCCACCGAGACGCAGCTCGCCGCCATCTGGCGCGACGTGCTGGCGGTGGAGCAGGTGGGCGCGCGCGACAGCTTCTTCGACCTGGGAGGCCAGTCGATGAAGGCCGTCCAGGTGGTGGCCCGCATCCAGGAGGCGTGGCGCGTGGACGTGTCACTGCGCGTCCTCTTCGAGCACCCCACGCTCGAGGCCCTGGCGAAGCACCTGGAGTCGCTCCAGCAGCCCGGACCGAGCGCCGCGCCGCCTCCGCTGGTGGCCCGGCCGCGCCAGGCCCGCCGCGTCCAGGCCGCGACCCACGCGGAGCTCAACCTGCCCGACTCGACTTCGAAGAAGGCGTAG